Proteins encoded together in one Caldicellulosiruptor saccharolyticus DSM 8903 window:
- a CDS encoding oligosaccharide flippase family protein gives MNKKIINQILTLTLCNILTYSLFFFYRVFISRQIGSVGMGLYTFGMTLYYLFYNISSGGILTAISKYIAETSDLPEIKIKTTFVISRIIFLWSIAIAILFSLLNPIFCNTIFNTPMLQKTIYPLIICTVVVSQSAILKGFFYGIQNPAPPALAEVFENIMRLSIICPLFLSLDKSASFETKLLLTFLGILLGEISSCGFLIAAYKIKCSKNKLKIDINELAEIPSKIFKISIPLATIGVLGMIFQSLENMIIPKLFELIGMKSTQAISVYGIINGMSFPVALLPLVIINSLSIIIIPTISEIKMYDKTLNSRINSFILATLIVSLPITCIFLLYPVEICQLLYKNQLAGVYLKHISPAIVFYYLSVTLSSILNALGEVIFNFVQNTILTIIRLVLYVLLILVIKNELPYIWITNIFALISCIVMIEKISNLKFKFTIEKSTIRVLLFLSCICLLIMVVLLHFHITNIKIFIPLFLSGYAFFVFVTMLYQKWRKKN, from the coding sequence ATGAATAAGAAGATTATAAACCAAATTCTCACACTCACGCTGTGCAACATCTTAACATACAGCTTATTTTTCTTTTATAGAGTTTTTATTTCAAGACAAATTGGGTCTGTTGGTATGGGTCTTTATACATTTGGCATGACCTTATATTATCTATTTTATAACATCTCAAGCGGTGGAATTTTGACAGCAATATCAAAGTATATAGCCGAAACTTCTGATTTGCCTGAAATAAAAATAAAGACCACTTTTGTAATAAGCAGAATTATATTTTTGTGGAGCATTGCAATTGCAATTTTGTTTTCACTTTTAAACCCCATATTTTGTAATACCATATTTAACACACCTATGCTCCAAAAAACTATATATCCTCTTATCATTTGTACAGTAGTTGTCTCACAATCAGCAATCCTAAAAGGCTTCTTTTATGGAATCCAAAATCCTGCTCCACCTGCTCTTGCTGAAGTGTTTGAAAATATCATGAGGCTTTCAATTATATGTCCCCTTTTTTTAAGTCTTGACAAAAGTGCTTCATTTGAAACAAAACTTTTACTTACCTTTCTTGGAATACTTTTGGGTGAGATTTCGAGCTGTGGCTTTCTCATAGCAGCATATAAGATTAAATGTTCAAAAAACAAACTTAAGATTGATATAAACGAACTTGCTGAGATACCTTCTAAGATATTCAAAATCTCTATTCCTTTAGCAACAATAGGCGTACTTGGGATGATATTTCAATCGCTTGAAAATATGATTATACCAAAACTCTTTGAGTTAATTGGTATGAAAAGTACTCAAGCTATTTCAGTGTATGGAATTATAAATGGGATGAGCTTTCCTGTTGCGTTACTACCTCTTGTGATAATCAATTCACTTTCGATTATAATAATCCCTACAATTTCTGAGATAAAGATGTATGACAAAACCTTAAACTCACGAATAAACTCTTTCATCCTTGCAACGTTGATAGTCTCTCTGCCAATCACCTGCATATTTTTGCTCTACCCAGTGGAGATTTGCCAGTTACTTTACAAAAATCAATTAGCTGGAGTTTACTTAAAACACATCTCCCCAGCAATAGTGTTTTACTATCTTTCTGTTACACTTTCAAGTATATTAAATGCCCTTGGGGAAGTAATTTTTAATTTTGTCCAAAATACCATTTTGACAATTATTCGTCTTGTACTTTATGTACTCCTCATATTAGTTATCAAAAATGAGTTGCCATATATCTGGATTACAAATATCTTTGCTCTAATTTCCTGTATTGTAATGATAGAGAAGATTTCAAATTTAAAATTTAAATTCACAATTGAAAAAAGTACAATTCGTGTTCTTCTTTTTTTGTCATGCATTTGTTTGCTTATTATGGTTGTGCTTCTTCATTTTCATATTACAAATATAAAGATATTCATACCATTATTCTTAAGCGGGTATGCATTTTTTGTTTTTGTTACTATGCTATATCAAAAATGGCGTAAGAAAAATTGA
- the fusA gene encoding elongation factor G, with protein MPRQFPLEKTRNIGIMAHIDAGKTTTTERILFYTGKVYKMGEVHEGTATMDWMEQEQERGITITSAATTCEWRGHRINIIDTPGHVDFTVEVERSLRVLDGAIAVFCAKGGVEPQSETVWRQADKYRVPRIAYVNKMDIMGANFFNVIEMMKERLGANPVAIQVPIGKEDTFKGVVDLLTMKAIIYVDDLGKVSQETEIPDEVKDIAEEYRIKLLEAVAETDEEIMMKYLEGEEITVEELKAAIRKATINMQMTPVLCGSSYRNKGVQPLLDAVVDYLPSPVDIAAVKGFSPDTGEEIERKTSEDEPFCALAFKIMSDPYVGKLTFLRVYSGVLQAGSYVYNSTKNKKERVGRLLQMHANHREDIDAVYAGDICAAIGLSNTTTGDTLCDENHPIILESMEFPEPVIQVAIEPKTKADQEKMGIALQRLAEEDPTFKISTNHETGQTLIAGMGELHLEIIVDRMKREFKVEVNVGKPQVAYKETIKKSVKVEGKYIRQSGGRGQYGHVWLELEPLERGGGYEFVNKIVGGVIPKEFIPSVDAGVQEAMQSGVLAGYPVVDVRVTLFDGSYHEVDSSDMAFRIAAAQAFREGMKKAEPVLLEPIMKVEVVVPEEYMGDVMGDINARRGRIEGMELRGNAQVIRAYVPLAEMFGYATDLRSKTQGRGTYTMQFDHYEEVPKNIADKILEMKNK; from the coding sequence TTGCCCAGGCAGTTTCCGCTTGAAAAAACAAGAAATATTGGTATTATGGCTCATATAGATGCGGGAAAAACAACAACAACAGAAAGAATCCTTTTCTACACCGGTAAGGTCTATAAGATGGGCGAAGTCCATGAAGGTACAGCTACAATGGACTGGATGGAACAAGAGCAAGAGAGAGGTATTACTATAACATCAGCTGCTACAACTTGTGAGTGGCGAGGGCACAGAATAAACATTATTGACACACCAGGGCATGTGGACTTCACTGTTGAGGTAGAAAGGTCTTTGCGCGTGCTTGACGGTGCTATTGCTGTATTTTGTGCCAAGGGCGGCGTTGAGCCTCAGTCAGAGACTGTGTGGAGACAGGCAGATAAGTACCGTGTTCCAAGGATTGCATATGTTAACAAGATGGATATAATGGGTGCTAACTTTTTCAATGTCATTGAAATGATGAAAGAAAGGCTTGGTGCAAACCCTGTTGCTATCCAAGTTCCAATTGGTAAAGAAGACACCTTCAAGGGCGTTGTTGACCTTCTTACAATGAAGGCTATTATATATGTAGATGACTTAGGAAAGGTATCCCAGGAAACTGAGATACCAGATGAGGTAAAAGACATTGCTGAGGAATATAGAATCAAGCTTTTAGAAGCTGTTGCTGAGACAGACGAAGAGATTATGATGAAGTATTTAGAGGGTGAAGAAATTACAGTTGAAGAACTTAAAGCCGCAATAAGAAAGGCAACAATAAATATGCAAATGACACCTGTTTTGTGTGGTTCATCATACAGGAACAAAGGGGTTCAACCACTTTTGGATGCTGTTGTTGACTATCTACCTTCACCAGTTGATATTGCAGCTGTAAAAGGATTTTCACCCGATACTGGCGAAGAAATTGAAAGAAAAACAAGCGAAGATGAGCCATTCTGTGCGTTGGCATTTAAGATTATGTCTGACCCATATGTTGGTAAATTGACATTCTTAAGAGTTTACTCAGGAGTACTTCAAGCAGGTTCTTATGTGTATAATTCAACAAAGAACAAGAAGGAAAGAGTTGGAAGACTTCTTCAAATGCATGCAAACCACAGAGAAGACATCGATGCAGTTTATGCAGGTGATATTTGTGCAGCAATAGGTCTTTCTAACACAACAACGGGTGATACGCTGTGCGATGAGAACCATCCAATTATATTAGAATCAATGGAGTTTCCAGAGCCTGTTATTCAGGTAGCAATTGAGCCAAAGACAAAGGCTGACCAAGAAAAGATGGGTATTGCTCTTCAGAGACTTGCTGAAGAGGACCCAACATTCAAGATATCAACCAACCATGAAACAGGGCAAACACTCATTGCAGGTATGGGCGAGCTTCATCTTGAAATCATTGTTGACAGGATGAAGAGAGAGTTCAAGGTTGAGGTCAATGTAGGTAAACCTCAGGTTGCATACAAAGAGACAATCAAGAAATCTGTTAAGGTTGAAGGTAAGTATATCAGACAGTCTGGCGGTAGAGGTCAGTACGGACACGTTTGGCTTGAACTTGAACCGCTTGAAAGAGGAGGAGGGTATGAGTTTGTCAATAAGATTGTCGGTGGTGTGATACCAAAAGAGTTCATACCATCTGTTGACGCAGGTGTTCAAGAAGCTATGCAATCTGGTGTTTTGGCAGGATACCCAGTTGTGGATGTTAGAGTAACTCTGTTTGACGGTTCATACCACGAGGTCGACTCGAGTGACATGGCGTTCAGGATTGCAGCAGCTCAAGCCTTCAGAGAAGGTATGAAAAAGGCAGAGCCAGTACTGTTAGAGCCTATAATGAAGGTTGAGGTTGTTGTACCTGAAGAGTATATGGGTGATGTAATGGGTGATATAAACGCAAGAAGAGGTAGAATTGAAGGTATGGAACTGAGAGGAAATGCGCAGGTTATTCGCGCGTACGTGCCACTTGCTGAGATGTTTGGATATGCAACTGATCTGAGGTCCAAGACGCAAGGTCGTGGCACGTATACTATGCAGTTTGACCACTATGAAGAAGTTCCAAAGAATATTGCTGATAAGATTCTTGAAATGAAGAATAAATAA
- a CDS encoding NUDIX hydrolase, translated as MLIRNCAGGVVFYQGKIFIMKNEKGEWVFPKGVIRNGEIAPEVAVRRVKEEVGIDATILSTAGQTSYEFYSVTRQKPVCNKIVWYIMEAKSPEFLKENKDENVFDAGYFDIEEAIQKITYSQDKALASYAYEQYKQLVNI; from the coding sequence GTGCTGATTAGAAATTGTGCAGGTGGGGTTGTATTCTACCAAGGGAAGATTTTTATTATGAAGAACGAGAAAGGTGAGTGGGTCTTCCCAAAAGGTGTTATTAGAAATGGTGAGATTGCACCAGAGGTAGCAGTAAGACGAGTAAAAGAAGAGGTTGGAATTGATGCGACAATTCTCTCAACAGCAGGTCAGACAAGTTATGAGTTCTATTCAGTAACACGTCAGAAGCCAGTGTGCAACAAAATTGTGTGGTATATCATGGAGGCAAAGTCCCCAGAGTTCTTGAAAGAGAATAAAGATGAAAACGTGTTTGACGCTGGGTATTTTGATATTGAAGAGGCTATCCAGAAGATTACTTATAGCCAAGACAAGGCTTTGGCATCCTATGCGTATGAACAATATAAGCAGCTTGTGAATATTTAA
- the tuf gene encoding elongation factor Tu, with amino-acid sequence MAKAKFERTKPHVNIGTIGHVDHGKTTLTAAITKVLALKGKAQFMAYDQIDKAPEERERGITINTAHVEYETDARHYAHVDCPGHADYVKNMITGAAQMDGAILVVSAADGPMPQTREHILLARQVNVPYIVVFLNKVDMVDDPELIELVEMEVRELLSKYGYPGDEVPIVKGSALKALESPSQDPNAPEYQCILELMDVVDKYIPTPQRDVDKPFLMPIEDVFSITGRGTVVTGRVERGTLKTGEEVEIVGFAPEPRKTVVTGIEMFRKVLDEAVAGDNVGCLLRGIQKNEVERGQVLAKPGTIKPHTKFKAQVYVLTKEEGGRHTPFFNGYRPQFYFRTTDVTGTITLPEGVEMCMPGDNVEMTVELISPIAIESGLRFAIREGGRTVGAGSVTTIIE; translated from the coding sequence ATGGCAAAGGCTAAATTTGAAAGAACAAAACCACACGTAAACATAGGCACAATTGGGCACGTTGACCATGGTAAGACAACATTGACAGCTGCAATCACAAAGGTTTTAGCTCTCAAGGGTAAGGCTCAATTCATGGCTTATGACCAGATTGACAAGGCTCCAGAGGAAAGAGAAAGAGGTATTACAATCAACACAGCTCACGTTGAGTATGAAACAGATGCAAGGCACTATGCGCACGTTGACTGCCCAGGACATGCTGACTACGTAAAGAACATGATAACAGGTGCTGCACAGATGGACGGTGCTATCTTAGTTGTTTCTGCAGCTGACGGTCCAATGCCACAGACAAGAGAACATATTTTGCTTGCAAGACAGGTTAACGTTCCATACATCGTTGTATTTCTCAACAAGGTAGACATGGTAGATGACCCAGAATTGATTGAGCTTGTTGAGATGGAAGTAAGAGAGCTTCTTTCAAAGTATGGTTATCCAGGTGACGAGGTACCAATTGTAAAGGGTTCAGCTTTGAAGGCTTTAGAGTCACCATCACAAGATCCAAATGCACCAGAGTATCAATGCATTTTAGAACTCATGGATGTAGTTGATAAGTACATTCCAACTCCACAAAGAGACGTTGACAAACCATTCTTGATGCCAATTGAAGACGTGTTCTCAATTACAGGTAGAGGTACAGTTGTTACAGGTAGAGTTGAAAGAGGAACACTCAAAACAGGTGAAGAGGTTGAGATTGTTGGATTTGCTCCAGAGCCAAGAAAGACAGTTGTAACAGGTATTGAGATGTTCAGAAAGGTGCTTGACGAAGCAGTGGCAGGTGACAACGTTGGATGCCTTCTCAGAGGTATTCAGAAGAATGAGGTTGAAAGAGGTCAAGTTCTTGCAAAGCCAGGCACAATTAAACCTCACACTAAATTCAAAGCACAGGTTTACGTATTGACAAAAGAAGAGGGTGGAAGACATACACCATTCTTCAATGGTTACAGACCACAGTTCTATTTCAGGACAACAGACGTTACAGGAACCATTACCCTGCCTGAGGGTGTTGAAATGTGTATGCCTGGTGACAATGTTGAAATGACAGTTGAGCTTATCTCTCCAATTGCTATTGAGTCAGGACTCAGATTTGCTATCCGCGAAGGCGGAAGAACAGTTGGTGCAGGCTCTGTTACAACAATAATTGAATAA
- a CDS encoding YigZ family protein produces the protein MGYKTIKQNARTEIVEKRSRFIASAFRVENQHEVDYFLNEVRKEFYDATHNVYAYTYGIEYPIQKCSDDGEPQGTAGLPVMEVIRKNGLSNVLVVVTRYFGGILLGASGLVRAYTQAAAASIEKAGILEYHECEKIIVTLDYPNFEKIRWLIEKTNAKILGIEYSQVVDIIVLVRVEDVESLIKNISDVTAGNFLVERKGLFLEAI, from the coding sequence ATGGGCTACAAGACTATAAAACAAAATGCACGAACAGAAATTGTAGAAAAAAGGTCAAGGTTTATTGCCTCTGCATTTAGAGTAGAAAATCAGCATGAGGTGGATTATTTTTTGAATGAAGTCCGAAAGGAGTTTTATGATGCAACTCATAACGTTTATGCCTATACATATGGTATTGAGTATCCAATCCAGAAATGTTCAGACGATGGAGAACCACAGGGCACAGCAGGTCTACCTGTAATGGAGGTTATAAGAAAAAATGGACTTTCTAATGTACTTGTTGTTGTGACACGCTATTTTGGTGGTATACTTCTTGGTGCATCTGGTTTAGTAAGAGCATATACACAAGCTGCTGCGGCTTCTATTGAAAAAGCGGGGATTTTAGAGTATCATGAATGTGAGAAGATAATTGTCACTTTAGACTATCCGAATTTTGAGAAGATCAGGTGGTTGATAGAGAAGACTAATGCTAAGATATTGGGAATAGAGTATTCGCAGGTGGTAGACATCATTGTTTTAGTAAGAGTAGAGGATGTGGAGAGCCTCATCAAAAATATTTCTGATGTGACAGCAGGCAATTTTTTGGTTGAGAGAAAAGGGCTATTTCTTGAAGCAATTTAG
- the hflX gene encoding GTPase HflX, which translates to MIQKLKFHQTEEYMIDEFVYNTLKEFSLNLNKEIAIALNRKGRIEEVLIEKKEFAELENQDSFPKKAALIFTRLSSASHPSILDLSILIMKKYDYVMTISLKTEEASIAFWGSQLKEVEIIGPHKIEYFYNLDISSKISEVDEKQKEREKIHEILVEKEEKALLVDVWTKSSSELDRHLLEELESLCKTAGVKVVDKVVQVRRNIDPAYFIGKGKAEEIFSICQQKDIDVVIFNRELSPAQIKNLEELLLRKVIDRTDVILDIFARRARTREGKLQVELAQLLTLLPRLRGTGVLLSRLGGGIGTRGPGETKLEIDRRHIQRRIEEIKKELEKVKKSREVQRKSRIENQVPVVSIIGYTNAGKSTLMNRISKADVLVEDKLFATLDTTTRRVYHKGKEFLLTDTVGFIRNLPHHLVEAFSSTLEEVKYSNLILNVVDISDPYYYDHIKVSENLLKHLGAENIPLIRVYNKIDKVDLSTVDVFDNVPHVFICAQDGRGIDNLLDMIVERI; encoded by the coding sequence ATGATTCAAAAACTTAAATTCCATCAGACAGAAGAATATATGATTGATGAGTTTGTATACAACACACTGAAAGAATTTTCACTGAACCTCAATAAGGAAATAGCAATTGCTCTAAACAGAAAAGGCAGAATTGAAGAGGTTCTAATAGAAAAGAAAGAATTTGCAGAGCTTGAAAACCAAGATTCTTTCCCTAAAAAGGCAGCATTGATCTTTACAAGGTTATCTTCTGCATCACATCCTTCAATACTTGACCTTTCCATACTCATAATGAAAAAGTATGACTATGTAATGACAATCTCGCTAAAAACTGAGGAAGCTAGCATAGCTTTTTGGGGTAGCCAACTGAAAGAGGTTGAAATTATTGGACCGCATAAAATAGAGTACTTTTACAATCTTGATATTTCGTCGAAGATTTCAGAAGTTGATGAAAAACAGAAGGAAAGAGAAAAAATTCACGAGATTTTGGTCGAAAAAGAAGAAAAGGCTCTGCTTGTTGATGTGTGGACAAAAAGTTCATCTGAACTTGACAGGCACCTTTTAGAAGAACTTGAGAGCTTATGCAAGACAGCAGGGGTTAAAGTTGTTGACAAGGTAGTGCAAGTAAGAAGGAATATAGATCCTGCGTATTTTATAGGAAAGGGTAAGGCAGAAGAGATATTTTCAATATGTCAACAAAAAGATATAGATGTTGTGATATTTAACAGAGAACTTTCACCTGCTCAGATAAAAAACTTAGAAGAGCTGCTTTTAAGAAAAGTGATAGATAGAACTGATGTGATACTTGACATATTTGCAAGACGTGCAAGGACCAGAGAAGGGAAACTTCAGGTAGAACTTGCACAGCTTTTGACTCTGCTTCCGCGCCTGCGTGGGACTGGGGTGCTGCTTTCAAGACTTGGTGGTGGAATCGGAACAAGAGGGCCTGGTGAGACCAAGCTTGAAATTGACAGGAGGCATATCCAGCGCAGAATTGAAGAGATAAAAAAAGAGCTTGAAAAAGTAAAAAAAAGCAGGGAAGTACAGAGAAAAAGCAGAATAGAAAACCAGGTGCCGGTGGTGTCAATAATTGGTTACACAAACGCAGGGAAGTCTACTCTCATGAATAGAATCTCAAAGGCAGATGTTCTGGTAGAAGATAAACTATTTGCGACACTTGATACTACTACAAGAAGAGTGTACCACAAAGGCAAAGAATTTTTGCTCACTGATACTGTTGGGTTTATAAGAAACTTGCCACATCATCTTGTTGAAGCATTTTCCTCAACGTTGGAAGAAGTCAAGTATTCAAACCTTATACTGAACGTTGTAGATATATCTGACCCGTATTATTATGACCACATAAAGGTATCTGAGAATTTGCTAAAACACCTTGGAGCAGAAAATATCCCTCTAATAAGGGTTTACAACAAGATAGATAAGGTGGACCTTTCAACTGTGGATGTTTTTGACAATGTACCTCATGTTTTTATCTGTGCTCAGGATGGCAGGGGTATTGATAATCTGCTTGATATGATTGTTGAGAGAATTTAA